Proteins from a genomic interval of Mesobacillus sp. S13:
- a CDS encoding catalase, with amino-acid sequence MKNDEKNHSMNEKNQQLEQFRSGHNGEAMTTNQGLRVSEDEHSLKAGTRGPTLMEDFHFREKMTHFDHERIPERVVHARGFAAHGYFQAYEPMAEYTKAGFLQDPSKKTPVFVRFSTVAGSRGSGDTVRDVRGFSTKFYTEEGNYDLVGNNIPVFFIQDAIKFPDLIHAVKPEPHNEIPQAQSAHDTFWDFIANNTESAHMIMWHISDRAIPRSFRMMEGFGVHTFRFVNEQGKARFVKFHWKPVLGVHSLVWDEAQKLAGKDPDFHRRDLFDAIEMGNYPEYELGVQMIDEEDEFKFDFDVLDPTKIWPEELVPVKITGKMTLDQNVTNYFAETEQVAFHPGHVVPGIDFSNDPLLQGRLFSYTDTQLSRLGGPNFHEIPINRPVCPFHNNQRDGMHRMTIDRGQVAYHKNSLQSNDPEPSPVSEGGYEHHQEKVEGRKVQARSDSFKDHYSQATLFWNSMSDVEKQHMIEAFSFELGKVKSKDVQQQVVEMLGNIDTFLAEQVAESLGAKKPTSKPAEVNMTSPVLSQMNTAKLPNTRKVAILADHGFNGAEVSGLMEMLKKSGITAEIVSKQLGMIKGDDGTELEVQHTLLTGSSVLFDALHVAGGQQSVDSLKQKKEAVYFVDEAYSHLKAVGAGKEAAELLAAAGIGHEDAAGVVIFANTNDTSGDSQKFIDAIAEHRHWNRMM; translated from the coding sequence ATGAAAAATGACGAGAAGAATCATTCTATGAACGAGAAGAATCAGCAGCTTGAGCAATTCAGGTCTGGACATAATGGTGAAGCAATGACGACTAACCAGGGACTGCGTGTTTCTGAAGATGAGCATTCATTGAAGGCGGGAACCCGCGGTCCGACATTGATGGAGGATTTCCATTTCCGTGAAAAGATGACTCATTTTGATCATGAGCGTATTCCGGAGCGTGTGGTGCATGCCAGGGGGTTTGCGGCTCATGGATATTTTCAGGCATACGAGCCAATGGCTGAATATACGAAAGCAGGGTTCCTGCAGGATCCATCCAAAAAGACTCCCGTTTTTGTGCGCTTTTCAACGGTAGCCGGTTCACGGGGATCAGGTGATACCGTCCGTGATGTCCGCGGTTTTTCGACGAAATTTTATACAGAAGAAGGCAATTACGACCTTGTTGGAAATAACATCCCTGTTTTCTTCATCCAGGATGCAATCAAATTCCCGGACTTGATTCATGCGGTCAAGCCGGAGCCTCATAATGAAATACCTCAGGCCCAGTCGGCTCATGATACATTCTGGGATTTCATTGCCAATAACACTGAGTCGGCGCATATGATCATGTGGCATATCTCAGACCGTGCCATTCCACGCAGTTTCCGGATGATGGAAGGATTCGGAGTCCATACATTCAGGTTTGTGAACGAGCAGGGCAAGGCCCGGTTTGTAAAATTCCATTGGAAACCGGTACTGGGTGTTCATTCGTTAGTTTGGGATGAAGCTCAAAAGCTTGCCGGAAAAGATCCGGATTTCCACCGCCGAGATTTATTTGATGCAATCGAGATGGGGAATTATCCAGAGTACGAGCTTGGTGTCCAGATGATTGACGAAGAAGATGAATTCAAGTTCGATTTCGATGTATTGGATCCTACCAAGATCTGGCCGGAGGAATTGGTGCCAGTCAAGATCACCGGAAAAATGACGCTGGACCAGAATGTGACTAATTACTTTGCAGAAACTGAGCAAGTTGCCTTCCATCCGGGACATGTCGTTCCAGGAATTGATTTTTCAAATGACCCGCTCCTTCAAGGGCGTTTGTTCTCTTATACGGACACTCAGCTATCTCGTCTCGGCGGCCCGAACTTCCACGAGATCCCAATCAACAGGCCGGTTTGCCCGTTCCATAACAACCAGCGTGATGGCATGCACCGGATGACGATTGACCGCGGGCAGGTCGCTTATCACAAAAATTCGCTGCAAAGCAATGATCCTGAGCCGTCACCTGTGAGCGAAGGAGGATATGAACATCACCAGGAAAAAGTCGAGGGACGAAAGGTCCAGGCACGCAGTGACAGCTTCAAGGACCATTATTCCCAAGCGACTCTCTTCTGGAACAGCATGTCCGATGTGGAAAAGCAGCATATGATCGAAGCATTCAGTTTTGAGCTTGGAAAAGTGAAAAGCAAGGATGTGCAGCAGCAGGTGGTTGAGATGCTTGGAAATATTGATACATTCCTGGCTGAACAGGTAGCTGAAAGTCTAGGCGCTAAGAAGCCGACAAGCAAACCAGCAGAAGTGAACATGACTTCTCCGGTATTGAGCCAGATGAATACAGCAAAGCTGCCGAATACAAGAAAGGTTGCAATCCTAGCTGATCATGGCTTTAACGGAGCTGAAGTCTCTGGATTGATGGAGATGCTGAAAAAGAGCGGCATTACGGCAGAAATCGTCAGCAAGCAGCTTGGGATGATCAAGGGTGATGATGGCACGGAACTTGAAGTACAGCATACGCTGCTGACTGGCAGCTCTGTTTTATTTGATGCACTGCATGTTGCCGGCGGCCAGCAAAGTGTTGACAGTCTGAAGCAAAAAAAGGAAGCAGTCTACTTTGTTGATGAGGCTTACAGCCATTTGAAAGCAGTCGGTGCGGGAAAAGAAGCAGCTGAATTATTGGCTGCAGCAGGCATAGGCCATGAAGACGCAGCTGGTGTTGTCATTTTTGCAAACACCAATGATACGTCAGGAGACAGCCAGAAGTTCATTGATGCAATTGCCGAACATCGACACTGGAACCGGATGATGTAA
- a CDS encoding NAD(P)H-binding protein: protein MKVIVIGAHSSVGEFVVSKLMENGYISCAVISDENQMDLMKKRGATEVVLYEERILPTLFNGYDAAIYLTGVNPKAKTGRTVMIDHESVIETVKEAEKQGVKRFVMMSAIMANEAAGDDSREIGAKEMPDELLRQSNLTYTIVQPGAFTDKPGNGKISAAETLDSNELEISHEDIAEVLVMSLETEAAFNKTFEVAEGDTVITKALSSL from the coding sequence ATGAAGGTAATCGTGATTGGTGCACATAGCAGCGTCGGGGAGTTTGTTGTCAGCAAGCTGATGGAAAATGGGTATATATCCTGCGCAGTCATCAGCGATGAGAATCAAATGGATTTGATGAAAAAAAGAGGAGCTACAGAGGTAGTTCTATATGAAGAGAGGATCTTGCCGACATTATTCAATGGGTATGATGCCGCCATATATCTGACTGGCGTCAATCCAAAGGCCAAAACTGGCCGGACTGTAATGATTGATCATGAGTCGGTCATCGAGACGGTGAAGGAAGCAGAGAAGCAGGGTGTGAAACGTTTTGTGATGATGAGCGCCATCATGGCCAATGAAGCGGCAGGGGATGACAGCCGGGAGATCGGCGCGAAAGAGATGCCAGATGAGTTGCTGCGGCAATCCAATTTGACATATACCATCGTGCAGCCGGGAGCTTTTACAGACAAACCTGGCAATGGAAAAATATCTGCGGCTGAAACACTGGATTCAAACGAGCTTGAAATTTCACACGAGGACATCGCGGAGGTATTGGTCATGTCGCTCGAAACCGAGGCAGCTTTTAACAAGACTTTTGAAGTGGCAGAAGGAGATACAGTCATCACAAAAGCTTTATCTTCATTATAG
- a CDS encoding FMN-binding glutamate synthase family protein, with the protein MGLTDYLVIGLFIFIALLILVPVFLFIYLYFKDDHQQQHSILRNFPVLGKVRYFTEHIGPELRQYLFNGDNEGKPFSRKEYQDVVKAGKYKERLIGFGSLKDFEAEGFYIRNTLFPKLTDEMKVDNADKIKTRVYKIDGEGLFTRKEHNEEKLADPYYLQDDDAVVLGEKNCRYPFRVKGQVGQSAMSYGALGEKAIQALSKGLGLAGGTWMNSGEGGLSDHHLAGNPDIIMQIGPDLFGVRKPNGEFSWEEFKKKSEMPQVKAFEIKLAQGAKTRGGHVEGEKVTEEIAKIRLVEVGKTINSPNRFYEFSDVPSMFDWIEELRSVGGKPVGIKIVVGDMDALENMISYMKESGKGPDFITVDGGEGGTGATYQELADTVGLPINSALPVVDEMLRQYGIRDRVKLIASGKLITPDKIAIALAMGADLVNIARGMMISVGCIMAQVCHTNTCPAGVATTDQKLQDGLVVDEKMYRVANYIISLREGLYNLAAAAGLDSPTQFERKHIVHKDELGRVSPVEDLIIAARRAQSQKERKID; encoded by the coding sequence ATGGGTTTGACGGATTATCTAGTGATCGGCTTGTTTATTTTCATAGCATTGCTTATCCTGGTGCCGGTCTTTCTATTTATCTATTTATATTTTAAAGATGATCACCAGCAGCAACATTCAATTTTAAGGAATTTCCCCGTGCTTGGAAAGGTTCGCTATTTCACTGAACATATTGGTCCAGAGCTAAGACAATATTTATTCAATGGTGATAATGAGGGTAAGCCTTTTTCGCGCAAGGAATACCAGGATGTCGTTAAGGCAGGCAAGTATAAGGAAAGATTAATAGGTTTTGGATCATTAAAGGATTTTGAGGCAGAGGGCTTTTACATCAGGAATACACTTTTTCCTAAATTGACTGATGAAATGAAGGTCGATAATGCAGACAAAATTAAAACAAGAGTTTATAAGATTGATGGCGAGGGCCTTTTTACAAGGAAAGAACATAACGAGGAAAAATTGGCTGATCCTTATTATTTGCAGGATGATGACGCCGTAGTGCTCGGGGAGAAAAATTGCCGCTATCCTTTCAGGGTGAAGGGGCAGGTGGGGCAGTCGGCAATGAGCTATGGAGCGCTTGGGGAAAAAGCGATCCAGGCATTGTCGAAGGGCCTTGGGCTTGCAGGCGGAACATGGATGAATTCAGGAGAAGGCGGGTTATCTGACCATCACCTTGCCGGAAACCCAGATATCATCATGCAAATCGGACCGGACCTCTTTGGCGTCCGGAAACCGAACGGTGAATTTTCATGGGAAGAGTTCAAGAAGAAAAGTGAAATGCCTCAGGTAAAAGCATTTGAAATCAAGCTGGCGCAGGGAGCGAAGACACGCGGCGGCCATGTTGAAGGAGAAAAGGTCACTGAGGAAATCGCTAAGATCCGCCTTGTCGAAGTCGGAAAGACAATTAACAGTCCGAACAGATTTTATGAGTTCAGCGATGTCCCTTCCATGTTTGATTGGATTGAGGAATTGCGTTCGGTGGGCGGAAAGCCAGTGGGAATCAAGATTGTCGTCGGAGATATGGACGCGCTTGAAAATATGATTTCCTACATGAAGGAAAGTGGGAAAGGCCCGGATTTCATCACAGTGGATGGCGGAGAAGGCGGCACTGGGGCAACCTACCAAGAGCTGGCAGACACGGTTGGCCTTCCTATCAACTCAGCGCTTCCTGTTGTGGATGAAATGCTTCGCCAATATGGAATCAGAGACAGAGTGAAGCTGATTGCATCAGGAAAACTGATCACTCCTGATAAAATCGCCATCGCCCTGGCAATGGGAGCGGACCTTGTGAATATAGCCCGCGGCATGATGATCAGTGTTGGCTGTATCATGGCCCAAGTATGCCATACGAATACTTGCCCTGCGGGTGTGGCGACCACAGACCAAAAGCTCCAGGATGGCCTGGTTGTGGATGAGAAAATGTACCGGGTCGCCAATTATATTATCTCCTTGCGGGAAGGCCTTTATAATCTGGCGGCGGCCGCAGGCCTGGACAGCCCAACACAATTTGAAAGGAAGCATATTGTCCATAAAGACGAGCTTGGCCGAGTATCTCCCGTAGAAGATTTGATCATCGCAGCAAGAAGGGCTCAATCACAAAAAGAAAGAAAGATAGATTAG
- a CDS encoding oxidoreductase, producing the protein MGKTALIAGATGLIGKELLQFLLNGNEYDKVVAIVRRSVEINHPKLEERVVDFDQLDQYNELFAVDDVFCAMGTTIKKAKTKEAMWKIDVDYPVAIARLASSHGAKKFLLVSSMNANPESPIFYSKMKGRLEEETKKIPFETTAIFRPSLLLGERDEFRLGERSAAAIFTKVPFLFAGPFRKYKAIEGRTVASAMYQVAQKDAQGLTVYPSEEIHDIGQ; encoded by the coding sequence GTGGGTAAAACAGCTTTAATTGCCGGTGCGACCGGTTTGATTGGGAAAGAACTATTGCAGTTTCTATTGAATGGTAATGAATACGATAAAGTAGTAGCGATAGTGAGAAGGTCGGTTGAGATTAATCACCCTAAACTCGAAGAAAGAGTTGTTGATTTTGATCAATTGGATCAATATAACGAGCTTTTTGCCGTTGATGATGTCTTCTGCGCCATGGGTACAACAATCAAGAAGGCGAAGACAAAGGAAGCAATGTGGAAAATAGATGTCGATTATCCAGTGGCGATTGCCAGATTGGCCAGTTCACACGGAGCAAAGAAATTTTTACTCGTCAGTTCGATGAATGCCAATCCTGAATCACCGATCTTCTATTCGAAAATGAAAGGGAGGCTTGAAGAAGAAACCAAAAAAATTCCATTTGAGACAACGGCAATCTTCCGTCCATCTTTGTTATTGGGGGAGCGGGATGAATTCAGGCTGGGCGAAAGAAGTGCTGCTGCCATTTTTACAAAAGTCCCATTCCTGTTTGCTGGCCCGTTCAGGAAATACAAAGCCATCGAAGGCAGGACGGTAGCATCCGCCATGTATCAAGTAGCCCAAAAGGATGCACAAGGACTGACTGTATACCCTTCTGAAGAAATCCATGATATTGGCCAATGA
- a CDS encoding MBL fold metallo-hydrolase, with protein MAVYAVLNYYPAFGGKHTDKRKSLYAKSLQYRNGRFVNQVETSWNTSFSSMISMMKDFLKGNPERRPKVPLQMTSYAPGTEKGPAAKITWFGHSAFLLEIEGKTILFDPMFGKAPTPFPVRNQRYSRELPFKIEELPVIDAVVLSHDHYDHLDYGSIMKLKNKVKNFIAPLGVGAHLQRWGIAPEIIQEHDWWDELPFEGLELVCAPARHFSGRSLTDRNATLWCSWVIKGQDIKIFYSGDGGYGPHFKEIGEKYGPFDLTLMECGQYDARWAALHMMPEETVQAHQDVRGRLMIPVHWGAFTLSLHAWHDPVERAVRSAEEAGVQIATPRIGETFVVGLDDYPASAWWHRIEMTEQN; from the coding sequence ATGGCAGTATATGCAGTCCTGAATTACTATCCGGCTTTTGGCGGAAAGCATACAGATAAAAGAAAATCTTTATATGCAAAGTCTCTGCAATATCGAAACGGCAGGTTCGTCAATCAGGTTGAAACTTCATGGAATACAAGTTTTAGTTCGATGATTTCAATGATGAAGGATTTTTTAAAAGGCAATCCAGAGAGAAGGCCGAAAGTCCCGCTTCAGATGACTTCATATGCACCTGGTACAGAAAAAGGGCCAGCTGCAAAAATAACCTGGTTTGGGCATTCAGCCTTCCTGCTTGAAATAGAAGGCAAGACGATTTTATTCGATCCGATGTTCGGAAAAGCACCGACTCCGTTCCCGGTAAGAAACCAGCGGTACAGCAGGGAACTGCCATTTAAGATAGAGGAACTTCCGGTCATAGATGCCGTTGTGCTTTCACACGATCATTACGACCATCTTGATTATGGTTCAATCATGAAACTGAAAAACAAGGTAAAGAACTTTATCGCTCCACTCGGAGTAGGGGCACATTTGCAGCGTTGGGGAATTGCTCCTGAAATAATCCAGGAGCATGACTGGTGGGATGAATTACCCTTTGAAGGGCTTGAGCTAGTCTGTGCTCCTGCCCGCCATTTTTCTGGCCGAAGCCTTACTGATAGGAATGCCACTCTTTGGTGCTCCTGGGTCATCAAGGGACAGGATATAAAAATCTTTTACAGTGGCGATGGCGGTTACGGTCCGCATTTTAAAGAGATTGGAGAAAAATATGGCCCGTTTGATTTGACATTGATGGAGTGCGGCCAGTACGACGCTCGCTGGGCAGCGCTTCATATGATGCCTGAAGAAACAGTTCAGGCACATCAGGACGTACGAGGAAGGCTGATGATACCTGTACACTGGGGAGCTTTCACCCTGTCTCTTCATGCATGGCATGATCCCGTAGAGAGGGCGGTCCGGTCAGCGGAAGAAGCAGGAGTCCAGATTGCAACACCGAGGATTGGGGAAACGTTCGTGGTTGGACTTGATGATTATCCAGCATCAGCCTGGTGGCATAGGATTGAAATGACAGAGCAGAACTAA
- a CDS encoding efflux RND transporter permease subunit, producing the protein MSLLKFIVQRKILVSLMVVLVLLIGSFSVLKLDKELFPSIKMDGAYVEIYAGEMPAIEVERTITTPLEKKILGIEGIEEVLSTSNIGKSSMQLTIERGRGEEVFKEVESVVNSTTSDMSGVKDVMTGQFGTSQAYDFFMDVSGSDMEKMTAFAKNTLEPRLEALPEVHDVLLSGSLEKEVTVELKRDELLKNGLDAAQVIGAIQQANNEATLGQLNNETNSPSLRWNTQLKSVENVKNMQIPAANGFIKLSKVADVKLQPLESSSFVWKNGSKDFIFVQVGRVADATQIEMAEAVREEIKQIRKEGLISGVELNEMVAQADYVKESIDGVTNNILIGAAIAVAILMLFLRNIRATLIVGLSIPTSVLLTFASMWAFGYSFNMLTLIGLGLGIGMMVDSSIVILESIYRKKELGLKSLEAVITGTKEVATAVLASMLTTIVVFAPIGLLGGEMGSFMIILSVVVAITLISSVIVSFTLIPSLSEKFLKLKKKEKTNKEGRLMRGYSKMISWTIKKKRHSFAVIGLFFLILVGSLMLVTKIPMTIMPDVMNRYAELMVTVEPGLSLDEKQEIVSEMNKALDEIQDVESNYVMDNGNMLYTIINMTKGDEITREQKDVNEEILKSLRALEGKVPLKSAAAAMSAGGGSPVQVNISGESFDELNTIADGFIEELKSIEGIVAVENSIERTSVEQVVQLKENEIEEAGLSQPQIKQFIEQAFLQMPVGELKINEENVPLKVKWDEEMNTKSALLDLKVPTPSGEKQLSEFISLKSVENPNEISHKDGERYISISADIEGKDLGTINREVQKLMDSYDVPEGYSIAPAGDLEQQQEMVQDMVLILAISIFLVYLVMAVQFNHLGHPLIVMSVIPMTIVGVILGLFLTQQELSIMSGMGIIMLIGIVLNNAILLIDRTNQLRNEGYTVQEALVEAGKNRIRPILMTTLTTVGGMLPLALATGGSGNYQAPMATAIIAGLSFATLITLLLTPAVYRIFTRSAEKRSWFRRKAKKRKDTITPVPEALS; encoded by the coding sequence ATGAGTTTATTAAAATTTATTGTTCAAAGAAAAATATTGGTCAGTTTGATGGTCGTATTAGTTTTATTGATTGGCAGCTTTTCAGTTTTGAAGCTGGATAAGGAACTTTTTCCATCCATCAAGATGGATGGTGCCTATGTAGAAATCTATGCCGGGGAGATGCCGGCAATTGAAGTGGAAAGAACCATCACTACTCCGCTTGAAAAAAAGATCCTCGGCATTGAAGGTATAGAAGAAGTCCTTTCGACCAGCAACATCGGAAAAAGTTCCATGCAGCTTACGATTGAACGTGGCCGTGGAGAGGAAGTATTCAAGGAAGTCGAGTCAGTGGTGAATTCCACGACATCCGACATGAGCGGTGTCAAAGACGTGATGACCGGCCAATTCGGCACCAGCCAGGCTTACGACTTTTTCATGGATGTTTCTGGATCTGACATGGAGAAAATGACAGCCTTCGCTAAGAATACACTTGAACCGAGGCTGGAGGCTCTTCCAGAAGTGCATGATGTTTTGCTTTCAGGCAGCCTGGAAAAAGAAGTGACTGTTGAACTGAAGCGTGACGAACTATTAAAAAATGGGCTGGATGCAGCACAGGTGATTGGCGCAATCCAGCAGGCAAACAATGAAGCAACACTGGGTCAGCTGAACAACGAAACAAACTCCCCTTCCCTTAGATGGAATACACAGCTAAAATCGGTTGAGAATGTTAAAAACATGCAAATCCCGGCAGCGAATGGTTTTATCAAATTATCCAAGGTTGCTGACGTAAAACTACAGCCACTGGAAAGCTCCTCATTCGTCTGGAAAAATGGCTCGAAGGATTTCATTTTTGTCCAGGTAGGCAGAGTAGCCGATGCCACTCAAATCGAGATGGCTGAAGCGGTGCGTGAGGAAATCAAACAAATCCGAAAAGAAGGCTTGATCAGCGGCGTTGAATTGAATGAAATGGTCGCCCAGGCTGATTATGTCAAGGAATCCATTGATGGTGTAACCAATAACATCCTCATTGGTGCCGCTATTGCCGTTGCGATCCTGATGCTGTTTTTGAGAAATATCCGTGCTACATTGATCGTCGGACTTTCGATTCCAACATCGGTGCTGCTCACTTTCGCTTCAATGTGGGCTTTTGGATATAGCTTCAATATGCTTACCCTTATTGGCCTTGGACTCGGAATCGGGATGATGGTCGATTCATCCATCGTTATTCTTGAATCCATCTACCGTAAAAAAGAATTAGGTTTAAAGAGTCTTGAGGCAGTCATTACTGGAACCAAGGAAGTAGCTACAGCTGTATTGGCATCGATGCTGACGACAATTGTCGTGTTCGCTCCAATCGGCCTGCTTGGCGGTGAGATGGGCTCTTTCATGATCATCCTTTCCGTAGTCGTCGCGATCACACTCATTAGCTCTGTAATCGTTTCATTCACACTGATTCCTTCTCTATCCGAGAAGTTCTTGAAGCTGAAAAAGAAAGAAAAGACGAATAAAGAAGGCCGTCTTATGCGCGGATACAGCAAGATGATTTCATGGACCATCAAGAAAAAGCGCCACAGCTTTGCTGTCATCGGCCTGTTCTTCCTGATACTCGTTGGATCGCTTATGCTGGTAACAAAGATTCCAATGACCATCATGCCAGACGTGATGAACCGTTATGCTGAGCTCATGGTCACCGTCGAACCGGGTCTAAGCCTGGATGAAAAACAGGAAATCGTAAGTGAAATGAACAAAGCATTAGATGAAATTCAAGATGTTGAATCAAACTATGTAATGGATAACGGCAATATGCTGTACACGATCATCAACATGACAAAAGGCGATGAAATCACAAGAGAACAAAAAGACGTAAATGAAGAAATCCTTAAGTCATTACGAGCTCTTGAAGGGAAAGTACCTTTGAAAAGCGCGGCAGCAGCCATGTCTGCAGGCGGCGGTTCCCCTGTCCAAGTCAATATTTCAGGTGAAAGCTTTGATGAACTCAACACAATCGCTGATGGATTTATAGAAGAGCTTAAGTCTATCGAAGGAATTGTCGCGGTCGAAAACTCGATTGAAAGGACTTCTGTAGAACAGGTAGTCCAGCTGAAAGAAAATGAAATTGAAGAAGCGGGATTATCACAGCCGCAGATCAAGCAATTCATCGAGCAGGCCTTTTTACAGATGCCTGTGGGTGAACTGAAAATTAATGAAGAAAACGTTCCGTTAAAAGTGAAGTGGGATGAAGAGATGAACACCAAATCCGCTTTGCTTGACCTGAAAGTTCCAACTCCTTCAGGTGAGAAGCAGCTATCTGAGTTCATTTCCTTGAAGAGCGTTGAAAACCCGAACGAAATCTCGCACAAGGATGGAGAACGATATATTTCCATCTCGGCAGATATTGAAGGAAAAGACCTGGGCACCATCAACCGTGAAGTCCAGAAACTGATGGACAGCTATGACGTACCAGAAGGCTATAGCATCGCACCTGCAGGGGATCTTGAGCAGCAGCAGGAAATGGTTCAGGATATGGTTCTGATTCTGGCGATTTCCATCTTCCTTGTCTACCTGGTCATGGCCGTCCAGTTCAACCATCTGGGGCACCCGTTGATCGTCATGTCCGTCATTCCGATGACCATCGTCGGTGTCATTCTTGGATTATTCCTGACGCAGCAGGAACTAAGCATCATGTCCGGAATGGGCATCATCATGCTGATCGGGATCGTCTTGAATAACGCGATTTTGTTGATCGACCGCACGAATCAGCTGCGCAACGAAGGCTACACTGTCCAGGAAGCACTCGTTGAAGCAGGGAAAAACCGCATCCGCCCAATCTTGATGACAACACTGACAACAGTGGGCGGCATGCTTCCACTTGCATTGGCTACAGGAGGATCAGGCAACTACCAGGCACCAATGGCTACTGCCATTATCGCCGGTCTGAGCTTCGCAACCCTTATCACCCTGCTGCTGACCCCAGCCGTTTACCGCATCTTCACAAGAAGTGCTGAGAAAAGAAGCTGGTTCCGCAGGAAAGCCAAGAAAAGAAAGGATACGATCACTCCAGTTCCTGAGGCATTGAGCTAA
- a CDS encoding 2-phosphosulfolactate phosphatase has translation MFNQAPFKVKMEWGRRGAREAAERGDIVIIVDVLSFSSTVVAALNAGAVIFPYPPNLDGKKYASSIGAQYILGRAEAARTGNPTLSPVTFNEEHGNQSYVLTSLNGAYCSWIASKVPALLIGSLLNASAVAVIADKLQKETGADITVVPCGELWNDAREDEDGLRPSVEDYLGAGAILSGLDGSKSPEAEVCAGAFMVSVNRLKELVWDSGSGRELRERGYEDDVKYCCQLNVTGTVPMMKDGRFIEGNEDI, from the coding sequence ATGTTCAACCAGGCTCCTTTTAAAGTGAAAATGGAATGGGGAAGAAGAGGGGCGAGGGAAGCAGCGGAACGAGGAGATATTGTCATCATTGTCGATGTACTAAGCTTTTCATCAACCGTTGTCGCTGCATTGAATGCAGGGGCAGTGATTTTTCCTTACCCTCCAAATCTCGATGGCAAAAAATATGCGAGCAGCATTGGGGCCCAATATATACTTGGCAGGGCAGAAGCAGCAAGGACGGGAAATCCGACCTTATCGCCGGTGACATTTAATGAGGAGCATGGCAACCAGAGTTATGTATTAACTTCACTCAATGGCGCCTATTGTTCATGGATTGCCTCCAAAGTGCCAGCGCTATTGATAGGGTCATTGCTCAATGCTTCTGCGGTTGCGGTGATTGCGGATAAACTGCAGAAGGAAACAGGAGCAGACATCACGGTCGTTCCATGCGGGGAACTATGGAATGATGCTCGTGAAGATGAAGATGGACTGAGGCCGTCAGTTGAGGATTACTTAGGTGCTGGCGCAATCCTTTCAGGTCTTGACGGCAGCAAATCCCCGGAAGCAGAGGTATGCGCCGGAGCTTTTATGGTTTCGGTCAATCGGTTGAAAGAACTGGTCTGGGATTCGGGCAGCGGACGTGAATTGCGCGAACGGGGATATGAGGATGATGTGAAGTATTGCTGCCAGCTGAATGTGACCGGCACTGTGCCAATGATGAAGGATGGAAGATTTATAGAAGGAAATGAAGATATCTGA